GGATCTTATGCTCTGATTGATGGAGTGTAGCTTGTTTGCATATAAAACTCAGCAGTCTTATTGGTACAAAGTTGTGGCCTTTGCCTAGTTTTGCTTTAGCTCAGGCTAAGGTATCTGCACAACTAGATTGATGAGCTAGGAGGGTTTCATTCATTAGGGTTTTTTTATGTTCTGATCTCTAAAGCTAAGCAGTCTTACTCGTACAAAATTGTAGCCTTTTGATATCTAAAGTGTCTAGTTTAGTTGGAGGTATATAAACAACTCGGATCATTAGTCCTCTTTAGTGGATGCTTTGTCGTGTTCTTGTTTTTTGTTACATTTTCATGAGATCTTTGAATCATTTGAACTCTTCCGCTGAATTCAACTTCTTCTTGTTTTACAGGAGAAGCTTCACCAATGGATTGTGAGACAAGAAGAAGAAGGAACAAGAGTGTCCACAGATGACATTACTACCTACTTGCAGGTTCTTTCCTTCTTGAAACAGTATCTGATTTGTGTTTATGCTTTATAACCCAAACTTCAAACAAGTGTTATGATTTGTTTGATTTGAAAGTAACTTTGTGTTTGCTGTTACAAAACCACCCTTTATACAGAATGAGCTTGAATATGAACCTGAGGAGACTTCGATACCAGCCCCCATGCAAGAGTTCCATCATAACCACCAGTTCGCTCCACCAAACGTACATCCTTCTTCTGCAGCTCTTGCTCCTTCAAGTCACATAGCCCAACACTATGATTTTAACCAGGAGAAAGTCTTTTTGACTCAACCAAATGGTCTCTCCAGTCCTGTTCGAAGAACCCTTCAGGATTTCAGCTTGCGTGAGGCTGAGCCTGGTAACCACCACCATCCAAACTCTACCGGCCAGGGGTTCTTTTAACTGATTATCTTTTGTTTCATTTGTCAACAATTTAAAACCAAAAGTTCAATTGTAAAGTCTCAATTGTTTCATGTAATACTTTCTTTAAATCTTTGGAAGAGTTTAAAATTGACCCCTAGATAGATAAAATCTCTGATTACGACTTTGTCTTGAGACGGCGATATTGATAATTTCATGTCTTGTCTAAGCTCTCAAGACTTAAATGTAGAGACTTGTTAACAGTTATGAAAGAGAGACAGAGACTGATTATATATTCAAATCAGACCAAACCTTGCATGTGCTTATGGTCCCCCCTCTCTCTATCTAACTTGTCTTGCCAAAAACATTGCTTCCATCTCGGTCTCCGGCGAGTTACGTGTTTCTATATAAAACCTGAGAAGTCTTTGAATAACTCTGAAGATGGACAATATCAAAAGTTACAGAAACACACTTCTTCCCTTGGTCACGACTTTCTCTGTACTAACAAAACATTCATCAGCAGGGGTTGTCTAATGTCCAGAGATTGTCATTGATTCTTTGTACATGACATTTTGGTTGATCTCTCTTGACTTTTCCATTCCTTGTTTCTTTTTACCATTTTTTCAAACCTAACAGTCTAATCAACGTATGTGGCTAATCAAATGAAACTGTAGTAAAATTATAGTTTTGGAAACAACTTTTTCTAACGTTAGTTAATTATTGTACGAAAATATTAGATAGAGGATTGTATATCTTATGGAGATTCACATATACCTATACACCACTCTGAGCGTTTTTGAGATCCATTCTAATGGTATTTCTTAATTCATGCTGATCTCTTGTACATTTGTTTCTAATATTCTGCTTAATTTGCATTTTCTTATAATCTAAAACTAATCCTCTTGATGTACAAGAGATCATGAACTTTTAGTTAAACCACTAATCTAATTCCATTGTCTTGGAACAACGACCGCAGATAATTTAAAATAGTTAGGTCCACAAATAACAATATCAGGTCAGATACCCATTTATTACATGGGAGTAGATATCTTAATAACAAAAAAATTCAAACTGTTTGAGTCCATTTATCTCATCGATCAAATCCAGTCACAATATTGTTTATACTAGAATTGTCAATTTTCCTTTCAGTTAACACATTAGGATTTGAATAACTGTAAATTAATTTTAAGAAGTGAAACTAGATTTGGACCCGAACAACCGTGCATGTATTAATTTTCATGTTTATATATATTTTATATAATTAAAATATATTTTTTAAGTTACTTATATATTTAAATGTTTATATATAATTATTTTAAATATAACAATTTGATAGTTTTCATTATGTAAGTTAATTGATTATTTCAAATCATCACATATATTTGGTATATTTTATTATATATATTTTAAAATTATTTTTTATTCAATTATTATGATCCTGATCCGTAATTCAAAGCGCTAGATTTTCTTTATCAATATTTTTTTATATTTATTCATTTAAGATAATAATTATATATATATATATATATATATATATATATAAATTTAAGATAAATTAATTTTATACATGAATTATCTAATTTACTAATGTTAACTCATTCTACCAACATATTATATTTCTAGCATAAATTTTTAATGTTTTTGAAAATAAAATATATTAATTTATCAGTTTAAAATAATTTTATTATATTTAGTAAATACAATGTTTTATTTTAAAATGATAAATATAACTATAAAATAGTAAAATTTGATATAATTTTTTCATTTTATAAAAGATAACGGAGTATATATATATTAATTGATAATAACATTAATTTCATTACTAATTACAAAATTAGTGAAAATATTTANNNNNNNNNNNNNNNNNNNNNNNNNNNNNNNNNNNNNNNNNNNNNNNNNNNNNNNNNNNNNNNNNNNNNNNNNNNNNNNNNNNNNNNNNNNNNNNNNNNNNNNNNNNNNNNNNNNNNNNNNNNNNNNNNNNNNNNNNNNNNNNNNNNNNNNNNNNNNNNNNNNNNNNNNNNNNNNNNNNNNNNNNNNNNNNNNNNNNNNNNNNNNNNNNNNNNNNNNNNNNNNNNNNNNNNNNNNNNNNNNNNNNNNNNNNNNNNNNNNNNNNNNNNNNNNNNNNNNNNNNNNNNNNNNNNNNNNNNNNNNNNNNNNNNNNNNNNNNNNNNNNNNNNNNNNNNNNNNNNNNNNNNNNNNNNNNNNNNNNNNNNNNNNNNNNNNNNNNNNNNNNNNNNNNNNNNNNNNNNNNNNNNNNNNNNNNNNNNNNNNNNNNNNNNNNNNNNNNNNNNNNNNNNNNNNNNNNNNNNNNNNNNNNNNNNNNNNNNNNNNNNNNNNNNNNNNNNNNNNNNNNNNNNNNNNNNNNNNNNNNNNNNNNNNNNNNNNNNNNNNNNNNNNNNNNNNNNNNNNNNNNNNNNNNNNNNNNNNNNNNNNNNNNNNNNNNNNNNNNNNNNNNNNNNNNNNNNNNNNNNNNNNNNNNNNNNNNNNNNNNNNNNNNNNNNNNNNNNNNNNNNNNNNNNNNNNNNNNNNNNNNNNNNNNNNNNNNNNNNNNNNNNNNNNNNNNNNNNNNNNNNNNNNNNNNNNNNNNNNNNNNNNNNNNNNNNNNNNNNNNNNNNNNNNNNNNNNNNNNNNNNNNNNNNNNNNNNNNNNNNNNNNNNNNNNNNNNNNNNNNNNNNNNNNNNNNNNNNNNNNNNNNNNNNNNNNNNNNNNNNNNNNNNNNNNNNNNNNNNNNNNNNNNNNNNNNNNNNNNNNNNNNNNNNNNNNNNNNNNNNNNNNNNNNNNNNNNNNNNNNNNNNNNNNNNNNNNNNNNNNNNNNNNNNNNNNNNNNNNNNNNNNNNNNNNNNNNNNNNNNNNNNNNNNNNNNNNNNNNNNNNNNNNNNNNNNNNNNNNNNNNNNNNNNNNNNNNNNNNNNNNNNNNNNNNNNNNNNNNNNNNNNNNNNNNNNNNNNNNNNNNNNNNNNNNNNNNNNNNNNNNNNNNNNNNNNNNNNNNNNNNNNNNNNNNNNNNNNNNNNNNNNNNNNNNNNNNNNNNNNNNNNNNNNNNNNNNNNNNNNNNNNNNNNNNNNNNNNNNNNNNNNNNNNNNNNNNNNNNNNNNNNNNNNNNNNNNNNNNNNNNNNNNNNNNNNNNNNNNNNNNNNNNNNNNNNNNNNNNNNNNNNNNNNNNNNNNNNNNNNNNNNNNNNNNNNNNNNNNNNNNNNNNNNNNNNNNNNNNNNNNNNNNNNNNNNNNNNNNNNNNNNNNNNNNNNNNNNNNNNNNNNNNNNNNNNNNNNNNNNNNNNNNNNNNNNNNNNNNNNNNNNNNNNNNNNNNNNNNNNNNNNNNNNNNNNNNNNNNNNNNNNNNNNNNNNNNNNNNNNNNNNNNNNNNNNNNNNNNNNNNNNNNNNNNNNNNNNNNNNNNNNNNNNNNNNNNNNNNNNNNNNNNNNNNNNNNNNNNNNNNNNNNNNNNNNNNNNNNNNNNNNNNNNNNNNNNNNNNNNNNNNNNNNNNNNNNNNNNNNNNNNNNNNNNNNNNNNNNNNNNNNNNNNNNNNNNNNNNNNNNNNNNNNNNNNNNNNNNNNNNNNNNNNNNNNNNNNNNNNNNNNNNNNNNNNNNNNNNNNNNNNNNNNNNNNNNNNNNNNNNNNNNNNNNNNNNNNNNNNNNNNNNNNNNNNNNNNNNNNNNNNNNNNNNNNNNNNNNNNNNNNNNNNNNNNNNNNNNNNNNNNNNNNNNNNNNNNNNNNNNNNNNNNNNNNNNNNNNNNNNNNNNNNNNNNNNNNNNNNNNNNNNNNNNNNNNNNNNNNNNNNNNNNNNNNNNNNNNNNNNNNNNNNNNNNNNNNNNNNNNNNNNNNNNNNNNNNNNNNNNNNNNNNNNNNNNNNNNNNNNNNNNNNNNNNNNNNNNNNNNNNNNNNNNNNNNNNNNNNNNNNNNNNNNNNNNNNNNNNNNNNNNNNNNNNNNNNNNNNNNNNNNNNNNNNNNNNNNNNNNNNNNNNNNNNNNNNNNNNNNNNNNNNNNNNNNNNNNNNNNNNNNNNNNNNNNNNNNNNNNNNNNNNNNNNNNNNNNNNNNNNNNNNNNNNNNNNNNNNNNNNNNNNNNNNNNNNNNNNNNNNNNNNNNNNNNNNNNNNNNNNNNNNNNNNNNNNNNNNNNNNNNNNNNNNNNNNNNNNNNNNNNNNNNNNNNNNNNNNNNNNNNNNNNNNNNNNNNNNNNNNNNNNNNNNNNNNNNNNNNNNNNNNNNNNNNNNNNNNNNNNNNNNNNNNNNNNNNNNNNNNNNNNNNNNNNNNNNNNNNNNNNNNNNNNNNNNNNNNNNNNNNNNNNNNNNNNNNNNNNNNNNNNNNNNNNNNNNNNNNNNNNNNNNNNNNNNNNNNNNNNNNNNNNNNNNNNNNNNNNNNNNNNNNNNNNNNNNNNNNNNNNNNNNNNNNNNNNNNNNNNNNNNNNNNNNNNNNNNNNNNNNNNNNNNNNNNNNNNNNNNNNNNNNNNNNNNNNNNNNNNNNNNNNNNNNNNNNNNNNNNNNNNNNNNNNNNNNNNNACTTCAGTCGTCCAGACGACTTCCAACATCTCAGACGACTCAGACGATTTACTGGGGCTATATTCGTAAAAATGACTTCTATTTTTTTGTTTGGTCACAAGGGGTTGAGCTGTAATTTCACTAGGCTTTTAGGTTAGTTTTGCAATTCATTCAAGTTTGGGTATAGGTTTGGGATTAAAATCAAGTTGTGGGTTAGTTTTGGCAAAAACCCCAAATATTTATATACAATTTTTGATAATTAAGATATTGTTATAATGTTTTTCAACACATTTGCTAAAAAAAAATATATATATATATTTATATTTTAAATTAAAAGATATCAAATTATATTATGATTTAAGTAGTTAAAAGATTATATATTAGCATTAAGGAAATACATTTAATAAAAAATTTAAATGATGATCTAAATTAAAATATCACACATGAATCAAGGTGAGTTTGTTAACCAATCCGGGTTTTTAGGAGTCGATGTTATATTAGAAATGATATATTATTAATACATATTATTAGTAATAAATGAATGATAAATGATTTCTACTGAGAATCCATTTTTTAAAAATCACGCATGAATTAAAGTTGTGACTTCTGTTTTAATACACAACATATCATAAGTCTATGTATATTATTCTATTCGCGTGTAATTATAATAATATTAATGCTTTATTTTTGTGTGATTTAATTTTTAAATAATTGGAAAAAGAAAGTAGACCCACTCTTGTCTGAAAATTTTATAGGTGAAGAAATTGAATTGTTATAATGAATGGCTAATTGGGAAACACATGACTCTACAAACTTTACGTCCTTTTTGCAATATTTATACACTCTCTCTACCGTGTCCCCGACCCCCACACTCCTTTCTACATCCCTAGCTAACGTGGTCCATATTATTTTGTTTTAATCCAAATTAAATAATTAGGTGAATTTTTCACGTTAACAACTACATTTCAATTCATGATTTATCTAAATCGAAAGTTTTATATGCCTATAATCTTTGTAACTGAATTTCGGTTCCTGTAAAACTGATATGTCCTCTTATCATTAAACGTTATTTACTTCCAAAATCAATCGATATCGAGCAAATATGGTTTACAGTTTTAGGGTTATTGGATAACATGCTAGATCTCTTACACTTTATCTCTCGATATGAGATTGCTAGTATCTCTCTTTGTCCACGCTTGACTACGCATAACATGCATGAATATGAACAATATTAATTGAATTTGGTCAAACAAAAACAAAAGACAGTATTAATAGGATGTAAAGTTGTAAACTATAGGTTATCATTATATGCATAGACTTTCATATAAATCATTTGTTTCCGATGTTCTGATAGATCGTATTCCTCTAAAAGGACCACAATTTCAATATCTCCATATGATCCAAAGGACCACTCGATCTCCTATCATCTCCTCGAATTTGATCTTACCATATCAATGAATTTATTGCACGTAGCTCGTATAGGTATAATGTAACTGTTATTTTGCACAATGACTTGGCAACATACCGACCAATGCGTCTGATTCCGAGCAAGTTCCAAACCAGTTTTATGGCTAAACTAGGCTGAAGTATACGTGTGTTGGTTTTAACGCGTCCACACTAATTAAATGTCTTACATAAGCAGATAATTTGATTCTGTTTCGGTTGCAAACAAGAAAAAACTAAATTGTGGGGATAGATTTATGTTTTTTTTTTTGTCAACGGATAGATTTATGTTAATGTGGGAAGACATAGAAGTGTTGACGTCAAATCATTCGACCCATATGTCCCAATAACTTCCAAAACGTTATTTAATTCTGATATACAATTGGGACCCTAAGCTCACCATAGAATCATTCATCTCCTATATATAAACACAAAAAGGTTCAATAAAAAAGATAAGACATACATCCAAAGAAAAACAAAAGAGAGTCTCTTCCAAAAATGGCAATTAGGGTTTCCCACAAGTCTCTCCTCCTGGCACTTCTTCTCATCTTCTTCATTTGTTCTCCTGCTCAAGGTAAATTTATAGCTAATACAGTGAGTTTTATAGTTATATCAAGTATATATCCATCAAGATTTTACGAATACTAAAATAGAATACCAAAAAATATTTTTCTGATGATAGTTTGTTTTGGAATTGAAGCACGAAACATAGGAGGAATCATGAGGAAGAGAACACTAATGGTTGTGGAGAAGGATCAAGAGAGTCGGAACTCATGGCAATACGGAGGAGGAAGTGATGGTGATGGATTGGTTGACATGGATTATAATAGTGCGAACAAGAAAAGACCGATACATAATCGCAAATAAACACATATGATGACGAGCTTATCAATTTCTTGTGAGATATCCAGAGGTTCTAAGATATCCCGAGATTTATGTGATATATTCAAAAGAAATTACTTTAAGTATTGAAATAATCGTAAACTATGTTATATATGAACATAAGTATAATCGAGGTTGTATGCCCTACATATGTGTACAGCCTTGTCTCGATAAAAAGAGTTTTATGTAATACTCATAGTTTGTGTGTGTTTATGTATGGATTGCATCGTGAGTTTCTGTTTGCGATTAAATGTCATCAATAGATATTTGTATGTGTATATACTCTAACATCTTCTTTTAAGTTTATTGTTTGAATATTATTCATTTTGATCGCATGTGTTACGAACCCTTTGTCAAAAAAATGATTGCATGTGTTACATGTAGTTTAAAAAACATGTGTGACTTATATATGACATAGACATCATCTTGAGGACATGAATATTGTAGTTCTAAATAATTTGTTGACACAAACCATGTAAAAACTATATCACGATAACAAAACATGTCGTCAAAATTTATATAATAGTTTAAAATATCAAAAGTTTATAATATAATTTAATTTTAACTCTACAATTTTTTTTTGCATTTCAAATTTGTAGATATTCTAGATTTTATAGATTTTGCATGGTATCCAAACGCATAACATATGAATATTTGCATTAAGATGTAGAATAAAAAATGAAAAAGGTTTTAAGTTTTCACAGTTTTTTTGTTAACAAGTATTCTATAAAGGGCGAAGCCCAAAAAACGAGATAAAGCCCAGTACAACCAAAAACAAAAGGCCTAAACGATAGGCATGGCTTGGCTAAATATCCGTAAATTTTGATTCGATTCGAACTAAAAAATTTGAATATCTATAACTCTACGAAGCGAAGTAAAGCAAAGCAAATATTAATATGCAATATTTATAAGAAACAAAACAAATCACATATACTAATATTTTTAAGAACGAATATCCGATTCGATCCATTATATGCATATATTAAAAATTATATATATAAGTTATATAAATATTATAATTTATATAAGTTTTACAATATTTTTATTTACTAAATTTATTATATTAGTTATTGAATTTTTAAAAATAAATAACTTTTTATTTTTAATAAAATATTATTATTTTATATTATTTTGGATTTATTTATTTTTACGGATCTAATCATATATCCAGACAAAAATTTAAAATTTTCTGGATATCCGGGATACCGAATATTTGGATGGCTACGAATCAAATTGGTTTAGATAGTTGATTATTTGGACGAAATGAATCGGATCATGAATACCTTCAAAATTTTGGATATTTGATTCCTGCCCACCTTACACTATACCATAAAAGACCTAAGTTTTCACCTCTGAGTTTTGAAGAAAATAATTGGAACTTTTCACGGTCTCATATTCATAGAAGCTTGCTATTGGGGGTTGTCGAGGCTAGAGTAATAATGGGCTTTTTAAGCCTCCTCATTTTAAAGCCATATTATCGTCAGAATAGTCTTACAAATGTTACGGCCCATTAAAGAAAACGTATCATCGGCCCAAGGTTGAGCTTATCAACAATCACCTTGGCTCTCTCTCTCACTCTCTAAAATTTTGAAGTTCAAATCTGTTTCTTAACCGGAACTTTGACCTAGTTGCTACTCTCTCGGAGTATTGATCCCCGGCGATATTCGCGATGGTAAGTCTCCGATATATCTCATTCTGATTTCGAACTTTTTCTTAACGGTAATCCTAAGATTCCGTTATTGAATCGAATTGCCGTTCATAAAACAACAATCCGCAATCCAAATGTGGAAGACCGTGAAAAGAGAAAGGTCTTCAAACAAGATGAGTCAATTTCAATGGAGAAAACATACACAGAGTTATAGGAAGAAGAAAGCTAACAAACTATTTCTCAGAGTTTTCGATGATTCTAAACTGAAAGTTGTATTCTGTTTCTGTACAGCTTCGCATGCACTCTGTCTCATTTGATGATGACGTGGTAGCAGGCGAGGCTAGCAGAAAACATCTCCGTAACGAAGAATTGCGCCACGGAGATTCTGAAGCTTTGTTTCGAAGCTAAAGACTTGATACTTCTCAATGAACGGATTCTGTAATAGTCATATGGGCTCCGAAACTGATGGACTGCGATAAGAAGCCCATGATCAGACCAACCACTCTAAGCCCACTGATGTGTCTCATTCAACAGTCAAATACGCTGAAGCGTTAACGACAAAGACTCACGCAAAGGGAGCTCGTTGTACGGTTCAGCCAGCTCACATGATTGAGACAGCCAACAGATTTAGCTGTTTAAGATTGTGTGCTGTCACTGTGTGACCTAGCTAGAAGATAAGGTTTAAGGTTGTGTATAAATAGCAGCTCATGTGTAACGCAAAAGACAAGTTGAATAACAAAGAAAGTTAAAGTTGTCATCTTCATTTGTGTATGTATCTCTCTGATCTTTATTCTGAATCTCTCCAAGAATCACAAGGCAAGCAATGCAGTATATTGATCAGACACCAACAGTATATCTGCTGGAAAGGTAAGAGATCATATACTATGTGATGCTCTTTGTCTTCTTTATCATTTTGTGAAAGTTTTGTGCTTTCTTTGTAGTTATATATATATATATATATATATGTTGAGATCGAGAGGGCTCGTTTAAGGAAGATTAAGGAAGACCAGGGTCTCATTGCCGAAGCTGCAGATCTTATGCAAGAACAAGTTGCTGTAAGCATTTTTTTTTCTAAGTTTCCTCAAAAGGTGGAGACTTTTGGTGCTATGGCAAAAACTGAGAAGATTGCATTCATCATTGTGTTATTAATAAGAGTTGGAGAGTCTACTATAGAAGGAAGAAAAGGAGTACCGAGGCCAATGGAGCTGCGGATCAGCTGATAGAGTGATCTACATATCTTGATAAGAAGATCTTCGTATCTTGATAAGAAGATGTGGCTATAACAGAATCGGTTATGGCCGTTACGAAGTGTAGAGTGAAGTCTCGAGTATAAAGATTGTAGTTGAGTCATTTGTATAGTTTGGCCATTTGGTGAGTTGTAATTGGTAATCTCTTAGGAGGTTTGGGGCTTAGTAATTGTACTTAGTATTAAGAGGATAATAAATAAGAGTACTTTCACGTTACAAAGAGTATTGTTCTTTATCATTTGGTGCGGTGATCAACTTCGAGATACGTGACGAGAGTCCAGAACGGCGATGACGTTGGCGACGAGATGCAGAGCAGTCGATGAGTCGCTGCAGCGTATCGGCGTGTTGGACAACTCCGTCGCTGATCAGAACCGACGATTCAACGATCTGGATGAGAAATTCAACAGAATTGCGGCGACGAGTCAGATCAACAAAGATTCTCTTACGGCGACGGTGAAGAATGCCAAATCAAAGATCGATCGCTTGGAATCAACGATCAATTCGTTCATCGCATCATTAAGTCCAAGAACGCTTCAAGGCAAATCAAGCAGAGATCAGCAAACTCAACCCATCGCTCAAGATCCGAATCAGGTACATCATTCTTCCTAGCTTGGAACGAAATCGGAATGATGTTGAGCTAGGTTATCGGTGTAGCGCTCAAAGATATGAGGGTAGAGAAGGCTGGTATAAGAAAGTTGAAATGCCATTGTTTGCTGGTGAACATCCGTTCGATTGGATTNNNNNNNNNNNNNNNNNCAGAACGGAAGATGGAATTGGTTTCGCTGAGCCTCACGGAAGACGCTCTGAGCTGGTTCAACTATGAGCTCGAGTACAGACCTTTTACGGATTGGTCTGAGTTCAAGCGACGATTGCTAGCACGGTTTACAAACTCGTTTGAGAAAATACCGGGGAAGAGGTTGTTCAGTTTGCAGCAATCTGGTTCAGCAGCGGAGTATGCCAGAGAGTTTCAAGAGCTGGCTCATATGGTTAAATTGGCGGAAGAAAATTTGATCGACATCTTCTTTAATGGTCTCAAACAAGAGCTAAAAGAGGTGATCAAGATGAAGGAACCGAGAACATTACCGGATCATATTGAGGCAGTAATGAAGATGGAAGATAGCGAGTTTTGCAAAATGTTTGCATTACTTAAAGAACAAGAGAACAAGACGGGGAAACAGTCCACAAAACCATCTCCGCGCTATAGTTCTCAATATTGGAAACCGAAGCAACAGACTTTTGATGCAGGACAAAAACAGGAAGATAAACAAGGTCAGACGAAGATGGTGGAGAAGCAACACCAACCACTAAAGCTTTATGATGCGGAGTATGCATGATTACAAGAAGAAGAATGGTCTCTGCTACAAATGTCCGAAACGGTGGTCCAAAGCTCACGTTTGCAAAAATAAGTCGTTGCAAGTGATGGTTGTGTGTTAGGGCTATGATATGGAATTGGTAAACAAAGAATTCTTTGACACATGTCAGGGAGATGAGAGAACAGAAGTGATGGAGTTATCTTTGT
The DNA window shown above is from Brassica oleracea var. oleracea cultivar TO1000 chromosome C3, BOL, whole genome shotgun sequence and carries:
- the LOC106332445 gene encoding root meristem growth factor 9, with protein sequence MAIRVSHKSLLLALLLIFFICSPAQARNIGGIMRKRTLMVVEKDQESRNSWQYGGGSDGDGLVDMDYNSANKKRPIHNRK
- the LOC106332074 gene encoding uncharacterized protein LOC106332074 — protein: MVKKRKSDASRLDEVDRTMYGAFRGAANSLSQLYTHAMNHQRVSFLAGERRGLEKLHQWIVRQEEEGTRVSTDDITTYLQNELEYEPEETSIPAPMQEFHHNHQFAPPNVHPSSAALAPSSHIAQHYDFNQEKVFLTQPNGLSSPVRRTLQDFSLREAEPGNHHHPNSTGQGFF